In the genome of Macrobrachium nipponense isolate FS-2020 chromosome 34, ASM1510439v2, whole genome shotgun sequence, one region contains:
- the LOC135207985 gene encoding PE-PGRS family protein PE_PGRS3-like → MKFAEQERKKKLLWGNKSKSIDGATGVGGAVASIGGTSLYGSLTSTEHPAVAAAVNSNVPAGGMAGKPGLLGTASGVAGGGGGGQASLWASTRFANDKDGKMAEKFRRLMGVKDSGGGSESGGGGGGGVGGGGVGWRRWWWRRGEGEGRWWNTKHQLHVILFRQLEQRRGPPPEAGDHVFLPFHGKAVRNGQAGYHTHKGFGLGFTSQSFMPK, encoded by the exons ATGAAGTTTGCAGAACAGGAGCGTAAGAAGAAGCTTCTTTGGGGGAATAAG AGTAAGTCCATAGATGGCGCCACAGGTGTAGGTGGGGCGGTTGCCAGCATAGGAGGAACCTCTCTGTACGGGAGCCTCACTTCAACAGAGcatccagcagtggcagcagcaGTTAACAGCAATGTTCCTGCTGGAGGAATGGCAGGAAAACCAGGATTGCTGGGTACTGCTAGTGGTGTTGCTGGAGGGGGTGGTGGAGGGCAAGCATCCCTCTGGGCCAGTACAAGATTCGCAAATGACAAAGATGGCAAGATGGCCGAGAAATTCCGTAGGCTAATGGGAGTGAAGGATTCAGGTGGAG GGAGTGAaagtggagggggaggaggaggcggagtaggaggaggtggtgttgggtggaggaggtggtggtggaggaggggggaaggggaggggaggtggtggAATACCAAGCACCAACTCCACGTCATCCTCTTCAGGCAGCTCGAACAAAGGCGTGGACCTCCTCCAGAAGCAGGAGAccatgtttttcttcctttccatggAAAGGCAGTACGAAATGGCCAGGCTGGCTACCACACTCACAAAGGCTTTGGCTTAGGTTTCACAAGCCAGTCATTCATGCCTAAATAA